The DNA window AACGAGAGGTACTGCTGTTGATACAGCGTGCCCGAGAGGATCTCGATCGGGTACGGGGCCGCGATGGTCTCGGCCGGCCAGCCCGTCTCGGCGATGGCAAACGGTTTCGATGGCGCGAGATCGCGGATGGCGGAGAAGAACGACGCGGGCAGCAGCGCGGGATCGGCCCTGGATCCGTCCGGGTAGCGGAACGCGTTGCCATACGGATATGCACTCACCGCGACGTAGTCCGTTCCCGGGAGCAGCTGCTGGATGAGCGCGCGCTGGGCGAGGACGTCCACGTAGTATGCGTCGGCCTGGATGGTCTGAAACACCGGCAACGCGGGGTAGGACGCCTTGAGGTCCGCATACACCGAGTCCGCGAGGACGCGGTAGGACTGGTAGAGCGAATCGGCTGCCAGCAGCGCGAACAGGTTCACCTCGACGCCGAAAGCGACATAGTCGGGCCGGAAGGCATCGATCATGATGTGACAGTGGTTGGTGTAGGCCGTGATCACGTCCGGGTGATCGAATCTGCGCGCGTCCCAGGGCGCCTGGAACACCGGACCGGCATCGGTGAGTGTGGGCGCGAGGCGATCGCGCTGGAAGGCGATGGGGGTGACGGCGAGGTACACCTCATGGCCCGCGGGAACGGCACCCGCAATACCGATGACCTCATCGCGGAAGTTCTTCGGGTATGCGTCGAAGTCGTCGGCGAGCGCCGCATCCCACGGAATGCCCGCATCGAAATGCGCCACCAGCATGTCGGCGTCCTTCCCGATCACGTCGAGCGCGGCCAACACACCCGCCGGGGTTCCATCGTGCGGAAAGTAGCCCAGCCCCAGCGCGTAGGAGCGGGTGGGCGGCGCGCCGCCTTCGATGATGGTTTCCTCGGTGCACGCACCGACGGACAGCAGCACAAGACACAACAGGAAGAAAGAAGCTCTCTGGCGGTTCATCGGTATCATCCTGGAGATGGTGGCGCACCGCTACCGCGGCGGGTACTTCTCCGCCAGGCGGCGCACGGTATTCATACCGCGAAATGTCGCGCGCACGCCAAGAGCTTTCTCGAACACCGCGTTGGAGAAGTCAGACTCACTCTGCCGCTTCTTGCACATCCAGTAGACCTCGCTGCCGGTCGCGCGAAAATCGTCGATCGGAGTGCGAAGCGCCCCCAGCGTCCGCACGCCCCGCGCGTCCAGCGGCGCGCGCAGGAAGGCCACGTTCAGCGCGAGCGCCGCGGCCATGGCACCTGCCGCGAAGGGGCGCGCGGCGGCAATGGCGGCCACCTCGGCACGGGTTCGCACAAAGGTGGAAACCTCATAGCCAAACGCTTTTAGAAGCGCTGTTTCAATTCTTTTCTCAAGGGTGGCGGCGCTCATCGCGCGCGTCTCGAACAGGACGTTTCCACTGGCGATGAAGGTCTCCACCGCATCCAGCCCGAGGTCTTCGAAGAGGGCGCGGAGCCGCGCCATGGGCACGGTCCGGCCACCCACGTTGATGGCGCGCAGAAACGCGATGTACCGGGATGCTGCCATGGCGATGGGAAGGACCGGGCGCCCGCGTCATCGCGGGCGCCCGGTGCCGTTGCCTAGGAGTCCGTGTTCAGCCCGCGGCGGTCCAGCAGCGGCCCGATCTCCGGCTCCCGCCCGCGAAACTTCTTGTAGAGCACCATGGGCTCCTCGGTTCCTCCCGCGGACAGGACGTACTTGCGGAACTTGTCCGCGGTCTTCTTGTCGAAGAGCCCGTTTTCCTTGAACGCCTGGAAGGCGTCGGCGTCGACCACTTCCGCCCAGATGTAGCTGTAGTACCCCGCCGAGTAACCGCCCGAGAAGATGTGGCGGAAATACGGACTGCGGTAGCGCGGAACGATCTCAGGGATGAGGCCGATCTGGTTCATGCGCTGGGACTCAAAGGCCATTGCATCCTTCGGCGCGGGCTTCTCCAGCGTGTGCCAGTCCATGTCCAGGAACGACGCGGCCAGATACTCGACCGTCGCAAATCCCTGATTGAAGAGCTTGGCGTTGTTCATCTTCGTGATCAACTCGTCCGGGATCTGCTCGCCGGTCTGATAGTGCCGGGCGTACAGCTTGAGCACCTCCGGCTCCGTGGCCCAGTTCTCGATCACCTGCGACGGCATTTCCACGAAGTCGCGGGCCACGTTGGTTCCCGACAGGCTTCCGTAGGTCACATTGGAGAGCATGCCGTGCAGCGCATGGCCGAACTCGTGGAACAGCGTGGACACCTCGTCCAGCGACAGCAATGCGGGTTCGTCGGAAGTGGCACGGGATACGTTGGATACGTTCACGATGATCGGCACCACGCGCTTGCCGTCCTTGCGCGACTGGCGCCGGTACTCGTTCATCCACGCGCCGTTGCGCTTGCCGGGGCGCGGGTGATAGTCCACATAGTAGATGGCGAGCAGCGACCCGTCTGCGTCGGTCACCTCGAAGGTCCGCACCTCCTCGTTGTACCTGGGCAGATCGAAGCGCTCCTCGAAGGTGATGCCGAACAGCCGCGTCGCCACCTCGAAGGCGCCCGCGCGCACGTCGTCGAGCACGAAGTATGGCCGCAGCACCGAGTCGTCGAAGTCGTAGCGTTGCTTCTTGACGCGTTCGGCGTAGTACCACCAGTCCCACGACGCGATCTTGAAGTTGCCGCCCTCCGCGTCCACCATGGCCTGCATGGCCTCGCGCTCGGAAACCGCGCGCGCCAGCGCCGGGTTCCACAGCTTGTTGAGGAGGTCGTAGACCCGCCCGGGCGTCTTGGCCATGTTGTCGTCGAGCACGTACGCCGCATAGTTCTGGTAGCCGAGCAGCTGGGCACGGCGGAAGCGCAACGTCGACTCTTCCTCGAGGATGGCCTTGTTGTCGTACTCGTCGCCGTGGTTGCCGCGCTCGCAATAGCCCGCGTAGATCTTCTCGCGCAGGGCGCGGTTGTCGGCGTAAGTCAGAAACGGGATCAGGCTGGGCTTGTGCAGCGTGAAGACCCACTTGCCCTCATGGCCGCGCGTCTTCGCCTCCTCGGCCGCCGCCTCCACGTCCTTGGCGGGGAGGCCGGACAGGTCGGCAGGGTTGTCGATCACCAGTTCGAAGCGATTCTCCTCCGCCAGGATGTTCTCGCCGAACTTGAGCGAGAGCACCGAGAGGCGCTCATTGATGCCGCGAAACTCCTCTTTCTCGGCATCCGCCAGGTTGGCGCCGCCGCGCACGAACGCCTTGTAGGACTCCTCCAGCAGACGGCGCTGCTCGGTGCTGAGCTTGAGCTTGTCGCGCTTGTCGTATACCGACTTCACGCGTGCGAACAGCTTGGGGTCGAGGTAGATGTCGTCATTGAGCGCGGAGAGCCTGGGGGCAATCTCACGCGCGATGGCCTGCATCTCGTCGCTGGTCTCGGCCGAATTCAGGTTGAAGAACACGTCCCCAACCCGGTTGAGCAGCTTGCCGCTCTCCTCCATGGCCACCACCGTATTCTCGAAGGTGGGGGCGTCGGCGTTGTCGCGAATCGCCTCGATTTCCTTCTTCTGCTCGGCGATGCCCTTCTCGAAGGCGGGCAGGTAGTGTTCGTTCTTGATGCGGTCGAACGCCGGCACTTCGAACGGCGTGCCGTAGGGCGCGTAGAAGGGATTGTCCTCCGCCCTCGCGTCAGCCATTGCAACGGCCATCACCGCGACCACCAGGAACAGCATGGATTTCTTGAAACCCAGAATCATGTGAGTCTCCTTGATTGTTGTGGCACAAGGCAGGATGGTAGCGCCGTTCGCGGCTCGGCGCCACCCCCGGCTTTGCCCGGGCATTCGCATGGATGCCGCTCGGCTTCAGTCCTCCCTGCCGATGAAACGGTACACCGCGGCACCGAGCACGGCCCCGATGACGGGTGCGACCCAGAACATCCACAGCTGCGCGACTCACCGAGCAGGCCGATTCCCACCCCGGGGAACGCCGCGGCGATGACCGCGCTGCCGCAACCGCCCAGGACCAGCCAGAAGGTTCCGAAGAACTCAGCGCCGAACTGTCTCATCCGTACCACCTCCGTACGTGGGGGGGAGAAACGAGCAACCACACCGGCCACTGTATGGCGGGTGATTGCAGAAGGTCAACGCGTGAAAACTGCGGTTCCGGCAGGCGCTCAGGGCGACGGCGCCCCGTACTGCAGCCGGACGGACGTGGTGCCGTCGCCGCACACCGTCACCACGAACATGTCCCCGAAGGCATCCTCGGCGAGATCGGCCAGTTGCGGGCCGCCGGCGGCGGCCACGATGAGCGGCACCGTGTTGCTGTGTCCGACAATCAGCACCGTGCCCCCGCAATGGTTTTCGAAAACGCTCTTCAGGAGCCCCTCGATATCCTTGCCCGGAAGCACGACGGGGTCGAGGCCCAGTTTTGCGGCGAGTGGCTCGGCGGTGAGGCGGGTACGCTCGGTGTCACTATGATAGATGGCGGTGACGTGCGCCTGCGCCAGCGTGCGGGCGAGATCGCGCGCGCGTTCCACCCCGGCCGGCGACAGCGCGTCATCGCTTCCCTGCCGGTCGGCGTGGCGCACGACGATGAGCGTGGTGGGAAGCCCACAACGGCCCGCATCCACGTCGGCGTTTGCCGGCAGAAGGAACGAAACAAGCGCAAATACTGCGGGTGCAAGGCGGAGCGGCGGTAGCAGGGCTCGCATCATCATTCGTCCTCCGTGCGCAGCATGGCGGTCCAGGTCCCGTCCTGATGCCGCAAGACCTCCACGCTCCACGGCCGGCAACAGATGGGACAGTCCTCCACGTACGCCTGGCGGCTGGAGCCGCCCTCGTCGACGTCGAGTTCGACGAATTCGCCGCAGTAGGGACAGTAGAGTTCGAGGGGTTCTGTCATGCGCCGACCGGCTGCTTACGCTACCGCACCAGCACGGCCTTCGCCGTCTCCGAGTACCCGGCCACCGACACGCGAACGAAGTAGATTCCCGTCGGAACGGCACGGCCCGCGTTATCGCGCCCGTCCCAGACCAGCGAGTGCGGTCCGAGCGCGAGCGGTCCGGAGCGAAGCGTACGCACGCGCCGCCCCGCCACATCGAAGATGTCGATGTCCGCATCGCCCGGCGAAGCCAGTGAGAAACTCACCGCGGCGGAGGACGACATCGGATTGGGGTAAACGCGGGGCGCGGTCAGCGGCGGCGTGCGGTTGCCGACCCCCACCGCCGCGGGGCCGTCGAGCAGGGCCAGGTTGCTGAACGGCTGCCAGTTCATAAAACCGAACGACCCGGCGACACAGATCTTGTTACCGATGGCCAGCACCTCCTTCACCGGTCCGCCGGCGCGTGGATCGAACGCCGTGATCGTCGCCCCGGCCGCATCCACCGCGCCCAGATACGGGCGCGTCGACACGCCGTTCAGCGAGAAGTAGTTCCCGCCGAGATAAATGCTCCCGCCCGAGACCACGACGTCTTCGACGCCGGCACTTGAGCACACCGGCGCCCACGGGAGTAAACCGCCGGTGGTGGCGTCGAAGGCTGCGGTGCGGTTGCGAGGCTGCGAGCCAGGCTGCGCCGTCGTGAAGTTGCCGCCACAATACAGCGTCGAGCCGTCCAGAGCCAGGCTCGTCGCGTAGTCGTTGACGTCGGCGGCAAACGGGAGCGCCGCGCCGGTCGTTGCGTTCAGCGCGGCCAGGCGGTTGTGCGCCGCGCCACCGATGAACGTGAACGCACCGGCCGCATACACTGTGTTGCCCGTGGGCAGAATGTCGAACACGTTCCCGTCGGACCCCGGATTCCAGGCGGTGGTGGTCTTCGTATTGAGGTCGATGGTGGCGATGCGATCCCGCAATTGCCCACCGATCGAGGTAAAGAGCCCCCCGGCGTAGAGCGTGCTGCCGTCGCGCCGTAACACTTCGACGCTGCTGTTGGCCGCGGGATTCCACGCGGTGAGGGCGCCGGTGGTGGCGTCGACCTCCACCAGGTAGCTCCGCGCCTGGCCGCCAAAGGAGGAAAATGTCCCGCCCACCAACACGGTGGCGCCGTTGGGCGCGAGCGCGTACACCCAGGAGTTCCCGCCCGGATTCCACGCCGTGGGGATACCGGTCGCGATATCCAGCGCGGCAATGCTGTTGCGGAGCACACCGCCCACGCCGGTAATGGTGCCGCCGGCGATGACCGACACGCCGTCCGTCTGCAAGAGCCAGACGACACCCGTTGCGTGCGATGTCCACGCGGTCGGAAAGCCGGTGGCGGCATCGATCGCCGCCAGGCGTTGGCGCGGTTGCGACTGCATGGTTGTAAAGTTTCCGCCGGCGTAGATCGTGGAGCCGATCTTCGCGAGTCCGTAGACCGGAGCACTTGCATTTGGGTTCCACGCCGTCGACCCGCCGAACGTGTTGCTGACCGCTGCGATGTAGTTGCGATTGGATCCACCGACCGCGGTGAAGTCGCCGGCGAGATAGATGGTCGACCCGTCGGGGACGATGGCCCACACGTCGCTGTTGGCGTTGGGATTCCAGGTGGCGTCGGCCAGTCCCGTCGCGAGGTCCAGCACGGCGGCGCGGTTGCGATTCTGCGCGCCGACGTTCGAGAAACTTCCGCCGACGTACAGCATCGATCCACTCATCGCCATCGTGTGCACGGGGCCGGTGCTGTTGGGATTCCATGCTGTCGCTGCGCCGGTCACCGCACCGATCCGCGCGATGCGGTTGCGTCCCGTGGCACCGATGGACGTGAACCATCCGCCCACGACCAGGCTGTCGGCCTGCGCAACCATGCACTCCACCAGCCCGTTGGCGTTCGGGTTCCAGCCGGTCAGTGCACCCGTGGTGGCGTCGAGTGCCGCCAGCCGGTTCCGGCCCGTGCTATTGACCTGGGTGAATTCTCCGGCCACGTAAACCGTCGAGCCGATTACCACGATCGCACGCACGGTCTGGTTGGTGGTCGGGTTCCACGCGGGATCCACGGAGCCGTCGGAGAGGACGTGGGCGAGATTCTGATGGAGGACGCCGCCCGCGATGCTGAAACGCCCACCCACGTACCAGCCCCCCGCACCGTCGGGGGCCGCCGCCCGGACACCGCCGGCGACGGCGCTGACGGCGGCGATCCGGCCGAGTGCGAGCGACGAAGCACCGGTGGCGGGGTCGATCGCAACGAGAGCGCCGGTCGGCGGCGCGAGCGTGCGGAAGTTTCCGCCCACATACAGAACACCGTTCTCGGCCGCGAGCGCGACCACATCCCCGTCTCCACCCCAGAGATCCGCCGTGCGGGCGGGTCCGGCTGCAAGACCAACGAGGACGGCGAAGACCAGAGAGCACACGTTCAGGCAGGCACGGACGAGGTTCGGCATTGGGAATCTCCGGAGTCTGCGGCCAGCGTTCCAGGGCACCCGGTTGTCTCAGAGCGGCATCGACGGTGGTGTCGAACGTCCTCCGGACCGGCAGGACACCGTAATAGTCTAGCAGATATTGGCCCCACCCCGCTCGGGGCTCCGGGAGCGGCCACACCCAACGCGGGCCCGACGCGGCCATCGTCATCCCCGCGAAACACGTCATTTAGTGCTTTCCCGGCACGGCCCCTGCCACTAGTCTCGGACAGTCAATTCCGATGGGAAACGGCCCCTTTCTTTGAAGTCTCAAACGAGGAGGACCCATGAGCGCATGGCGAACCGGGAGAGTGGCGTTCCTTACCGTTCTCGTTCTCGTCCTGTTCCAGACCGGCGCATCGCTGGCGCAGGACACGACTCCGCAGGCCTCAACTCCGGCGGACCCGCCCTCGCGGCGAATCGTGGCCTGGACCAATCCCATTCTTCTGGTCTTCGGCTGGTACATGGTGGAGGGCGAGGTTCGTCTGCGGGAGAACCACACTGTCGGCATCTCCGGCTCGTTCCTGGACTTCAAGACCGATGATCCCGGGGACCCGGATTACGAAGAGACGGAGTACTACAGCATCAATCTGTTCTACCGCTACTACCCGAACGCATCCTTCAAGGGGTTCTTCATCGGTGTGCAGATGGGTACCGCGGAGGTGAACCAGAAGGAGAACGTCGAGGACAATTTTGGCATCCCCACCGGCGAGACAGAAGAGACGTCGGGCAACGCCTACAGCGCCGGCGTCCTCATTGGCTACGGCTGGCTGCTCGGGGACGCCCAGCGCATCGCCGTCAGCATGGGCATCGGCGCCAATCGCCTGTTCGGGGGCGATGTGGACGAGGACGCCAACCCGACGGTTCCCGTCATTCGCCTGATCAACGTGGGCATCGCGTTCTGATTCAGACAGCGGCTGGTCCTGACGGAATCCGCCGGGATCAGAAGGACGCGCGGTAGGTGATGTCGAAGCGGGTGGCGGTGACCTTGCCGGGAACCACTGTGACCGGGCAGATCTCCCCCCCGCTGCCGGTGCCGTTCGCGTACAGCAGCGTGTCCTCGACCCCGAAGACGCTGTAAGTGCCCGGCGGGATCCCCGCCTCGAAGAAGCCGAAGCGGTCGGACCGAACCGTCGCAACCAGCGGCGTGGTGACTTCGGTGTAGAAGGAGGCGCCGGGAGCGGGCGTGACGTCGCTCGGCATCGCCAGCTCGTGGATGCGCATCTCGCGAATGGCGGGCGTCACCGTGCCCTGCGGGCACACCGCCTGGAAGTCGCCGTCCCAGAACCACACGTCACCCCACACCCCCTCGGCGATGGTCACACATTCCGGGTTGCGGCCTGGATACCCGCTGGATGGCGCCCCGTCGCAGGGGGCGGTCGCGTCGTCGTTGCAGCCCGCGCAGACGGCGAGCAGCAACACGCCAAGAGAGATTCCCGGGAGTGACACCTTCGGAGGCATGCTACCCCACCCATGCAACCGGGGTGCCAGCCGGGCCGCGGTTGCGGGCCGCGCCACACTTCCCCGCTTTGAGAAATTCCTCCTTGACAGAAAAGACATTTGTCTGTTTACTGCCGGTATGGACATGACGGCCGCGGGGTCCGGCCGGAGCGATGGACGCTCCGAAAGACCCATCTGGAAGGAGGACCGACATGTCCCCAAAGACACCCCCCGGTGAGACCCGGGAGAAGATCTACGAGTTTATGCGCGACCGGCTGCTCGATGGTAACCCGCCGACGGTCCGAGAAGTGCAGGCGCGGTTCGGCTTCAAGGCTGTGCAATCGGCCCAGGCGCACCTCGAGCAGCTGGTCGCGGAGGGACGCCTGGTCAAGCAGCTGGGCGAGTTCAAGGGGCGGGCGCGGGGCTACGCACTCCCCCGCTCCAGCGTGGACTCAGCCGGACCCACCGCGTTCGCGCCGCTGCTCGGTCACATCCAGGCCGGTGGTCTCGAGGCCGCCATCGAGGAGCGCGAGGGCATGGTTCCCGTGCAGCGCGCCGGGCGGCGCAGCGGGAGCGAGAAGCTCTTCGCGCTGCGCGTGCGCGGCGAGAGCATGACCGGCGCGGGCATTCTCCCCGACGACATCGTCATCGTGCGGTCGCAGCCATCCGCGGATGCCGGTGACATCGTCGTGGCCCTGGTGGGCGACGAAGCCACCGTGAAAACACTTCGCTCGAGACGCGGCAAGGTGGTTCTCCAGCCGGAGAACGACGCCTTCGAGCCCATCGTGCTCGACCCGCAGGACTGTCAGATTCTGGGCAAGGTCATCGAGGTACGACGCTACCTCGGTTGAATCCACCGGATCCGCGCGACGTGCACCGCGCGTCTCTCGCCACCTCTTCTGCACCACACGGCGAGAGACGCCGCGGACGCGCGGTCATGTCCTCCGCATTTTCCGCCGTGAAGAGCGCAGCCCCCGTCACACCCGAAGGTGCGAGCGGGGGCTGGCTGCCTTGCCCTCAAGTCAGGCGAAGCGGATTGCCTAGCGGCAGGATCCGTCCTTCAAACGCAGGCGGATCTGCAATGGATTGGTGCACGTGCCGGCACCGCTCTTCTGCCGATACTGGAAACGATGCTGGTAGGTGTTGCCGGACGCGGCGGGACCACTGCGGGGCGCGGTGGTGACGCCAAACCCGTGGCGGAACTTGAAACCCGATCCGTCGAGAGGACGGATCCAATCCTCGTCCTGGCCGTTGGGAATGCCGTCTCCGTCGTGGTCGTTGACCCAGGCGAACCCGTGCCCGAAAGCGGAAGCCGCCGACGCGGCCGGTACTACGCCGACGAGCACGATCAGTGCGATCGCCAGCAGAATGAAATTCCGATGCATTGCTTGCTCCTCCTTGGCGGCCGTCCGGAGGAACATCAATCCCTGTGCCACGCTTGGGGGCTTGGCGCAACTGATTACCGTGGCACAAGTTGAAGATCAAGTCGCTCGTGCACCGGAGATCGGGAGCGAACGCGTGCGTACACGTGATGCCGGAATTGAACGTTGCGGTTCATCGGGGCGGTCCGTTCCGGCGACCGGTTCGTCACAGCGCGCACGGTGCGCGCCCGTCAATCCCCCTGCTTATGCCGCTCCAGCCATTCCAGAATCGCGCGAACGCTGCCGGTGGCCAGTCCGATGCTCGTATCCGCAGCACCATAGTAGATCCGAATCGTGTCGCCGTCGGGAGCGAGTGTGGCACCGCACGGAAAC is part of the Candidatus Krumholzibacteriia bacterium genome and encodes:
- a CDS encoding DUF1697 domain-containing protein translates to MAASRYIAFLRAINVGGRTVPMARLRALFEDLGLDAVETFIASGNVLFETRAMSAATLEKRIETALLKAFGYEVSTFVRTRAEVAAIAAARPFAAGAMAAALALNVAFLRAPLDARGVRTLGALRTPIDDFRATGSEVYWMCKKRQSESDFSNAVFEKALGVRATFRGMNTVRRLAEKYPPR
- a CDS encoding DUF3575 domain-containing protein, with product MSAWRTGRVAFLTVLVLVLFQTGASLAQDTTPQASTPADPPSRRIVAWTNPILLVFGWYMVEGEVRLRENHTVGISGSFLDFKTDDPGDPDYEETEYYSINLFYRYYPNASFKGFFIGVQMGTAEVNQKENVEDNFGIPTGETEETSGNAYSAGVLIGYGWLLGDAQRIAVSMGIGANRLFGGDVDEDANPTVPVIRLINVGIAF
- a CDS encoding histidine phosphatase family protein; this encodes MMMRALLPPLRLAPAVFALVSFLLPANADVDAGRCGLPTTLIVVRHADRQGSDDALSPAGVERARDLARTLAQAHVTAIYHSDTERTRLTAEPLAAKLGLDPVVLPGKDIEGLLKSVFENHCGGTVLIVGHSNTVPLIVAAAGGPQLADLAEDAFGDMFVVTVCGDGTTSVRLQYGAPSP
- a CDS encoding M3 family metallopeptidase, giving the protein MILGFKKSMLFLVVAVMAVAMADARAEDNPFYAPYGTPFEVPAFDRIKNEHYLPAFEKGIAEQKKEIEAIRDNADAPTFENTVVAMEESGKLLNRVGDVFFNLNSAETSDEMQAIAREIAPRLSALNDDIYLDPKLFARVKSVYDKRDKLKLSTEQRRLLEESYKAFVRGGANLADAEKEEFRGINERLSVLSLKFGENILAEENRFELVIDNPADLSGLPAKDVEAAAEEAKTRGHEGKWVFTLHKPSLIPFLTYADNRALREKIYAGYCERGNHGDEYDNKAILEEESTLRFRRAQLLGYQNYAAYVLDDNMAKTPGRVYDLLNKLWNPALARAVSEREAMQAMVDAEGGNFKIASWDWWYYAERVKKQRYDFDDSVLRPYFVLDDVRAGAFEVATRLFGITFEERFDLPRYNEEVRTFEVTDADGSLLAIYYVDYHPRPGKRNGAWMNEYRRQSRKDGKRVVPIIVNVSNVSRATSDEPALLSLDEVSTLFHEFGHALHGMLSNVTYGSLSGTNVARDFVEMPSQVIENWATEPEVLKLYARHYQTGEQIPDELITKMNNAKLFNQGFATVEYLAASFLDMDWHTLEKPAPKDAMAFESQRMNQIGLIPEIVPRYRSPYFRHIFSGGYSAGYYSYIWAEVVDADAFQAFKENGLFDKKTADKFRKYVLSAGGTEEPMVLYKKFRGREPEIGPLLDRRGLNTDS
- a CDS encoding T9SS type A sorting domain-containing protein, encoding MPNLVRACLNVCSLVFAVLVGLAAGPARTADLWGGDGDVVALAAENGVLYVGGNFRTLAPPTGALVAIDPATGASSLALGRIAAVSAVAGGVRAAAPDGAGGWYVGGRFSIAGGVLHQNLAHVLSDGSVDPAWNPTTNQTVRAIVVIGSTVYVAGEFTQVNSTGRNRLAALDATTGALTGWNPNANGLVECMVAQADSLVVGGWFTSIGATGRNRIARIGAVTGAATAWNPNSTGPVHTMAMSGSMLYVGGSFSNVGAQNRNRAAVLDLATGLADATWNPNANSDVWAIVPDGSTIYLAGDFTAVGGSNRNYIAAVSNTFGGSTAWNPNASAPVYGLAKIGSTIYAGGNFTTMQSQPRQRLAAIDAATGFPTAWTSHATGVVWLLQTDGVSVIAGGTITGVGGVLRNSIAALDIATGIPTAWNPGGNSWVYALAPNGATVLVGGTFSSFGGQARSYLVEVDATTGALTAWNPAANSSVEVLRRDGSTLYAGGLFTSIGGQLRDRIATIDLNTKTTTAWNPGSDGNVFDILPTGNTVYAAGAFTFIGGAAHNRLAALNATTGAALPFAADVNDYATSLALDGSTLYCGGNFTTAQPGSQPRNRTAAFDATTGGLLPWAPVCSSAGVEDVVVSGGSIYLGGNYFSLNGVSTRPYLGAVDAAGATITAFDPRAGGPVKEVLAIGNKICVAGSFGFMNWQPFSNLALLDGPAAVGVGNRTPPLTAPRVYPNPMSSSAAVSFSLASPGDADIDIFDVAGRRVRTLRSGPLALGPHSLVWDGRDNAGRAVPTGIYFVRVSVAGYSETAKAVLVR
- the lexA gene encoding transcriptional repressor LexA, with amino-acid sequence MSPKTPPGETREKIYEFMRDRLLDGNPPTVREVQARFGFKAVQSAQAHLEQLVAEGRLVKQLGEFKGRARGYALPRSSVDSAGPTAFAPLLGHIQAGGLEAAIEEREGMVPVQRAGRRSGSEKLFALRVRGESMTGAGILPDDIVIVRSQPSADAGDIVVALVGDEATVKTLRSRRGKVVLQPENDAFEPIVLDPQDCQILGKVIEVRRYLG
- a CDS encoding CPXCG motif-containing cysteine-rich protein codes for the protein MTEPLELYCPYCGEFVELDVDEGGSSRQAYVEDCPICCRPWSVEVLRHQDGTWTAMLRTEDE